In Hermetia illucens chromosome 1, iHerIll2.2.curated.20191125, whole genome shotgun sequence, one genomic interval encodes:
- the LOC119646544 gene encoding NADH dehydrogenase [ubiquinone] 1 beta subcomplex subunit 7 has protein sequence MGNAYALHYKPDVTPHPLKESQFEPNFGFPNGRKERVMVATEEEMVSAKLPLDARDYCAHKLLKYHACRTDTFPFVYKCHHEKHDYLTCEYEDYVLRMKEYERERRLMERQKRIERKQQQQA, from the exons ATGGGAAATGCCTACGCTCTACATTACAAACCAGACGTTACGCCTCATCCGTTAAAGGAATCGCAGTTCGAACCGAACTTTGGTTTCCCCAATGGCCGGAAGGAAAGAG TCATGGTTGCAACGGAAGAGGAAATGGTGTCAGCCAAGTTACCCCTagacgcccgagattattgcgcTCACAAGTTACTCAAATATCACGCTTGCCGTACCGACACCTTCCCGTTTGTTTACAAATGCCACCATGAGAAACACGACTATCTTACATGCGAATATGAAGA TTACGTTCTTCGAATGAAAGAGTATGAGCGCGAGCGGCGGCTTATGGAACGTCAAAAACGAATCGAAAGGAAGCAACAACAGCAAGCGTAA